Proteins from one Capricornis sumatraensis isolate serow.1 chromosome 2, serow.2, whole genome shotgun sequence genomic window:
- the POU3F1 gene encoding POU domain, class 3, transcription factor 1, which translates to MATTAQYLPRGPGGGAGGTGPLMHPDAAAAAAAAAAAERLHAGAAYREVQKLMHHEWLGAGAGHPVGLAHPQWLPTGGGGGGDWAGGPHLEHGKAGGGGTGRADDGGGGGGFHARLVHQGAAHAGAAWAQGGTAHHLGPAMSPSPGAGGGHQPQPLGLYAQAAYPGGGGGGLAGMLAAGGGGAGPGLHHALHEDGHEAQLEPSPPPHLGAHGHAHGHAHAGGLHAAAAHLHPGAGGGGSSVGEHSDEDAPSSDDLEQFAKQFKQRRIKLGFTQADVGLALGTLYGNVFSQTTICRFEALQLSFKNMCKLKPLLNKWLEETDSSSGSPTNLDKIAAQGRKRKKRTSIEVGVKGALESHFLKCPKPSAHEITGLADSLQLEKEVVRVWFCNRRQKEKRMTPAAGAGHPPMDDVYAPGELGPGGGSASPPSAPPPPPPAALHHHHHHTLPGSVQ; encoded by the coding sequence atGGCCACCACCGCGCAGTACTTGCCGCGGGGCCCCGGCGGCGGAGCCGGGGGCACAGGACCGCTTATGCACCCGGATGCCGCGGCAGCAGCGGCAGCGGCCGCGGCCGCCGAGCGGTTGCACGCGGGGGCCGCGTACCGCGAAGTGCAGAAGCTGATGCACCACGAGTGGCTGGGCGCGGGCGCGGGCCACCCAGTGGGCCTAGCGCACCCCCAGTGGTTACCCacgggaggaggcggcggcggggaCTGGGCCGGCGGCCCGCACCTGGAACACGGCAAGGCGGGAGGCGGCGGCACCGGCCGAGCCGACGACGGTGGCGGAGGCGGCGGTTTCCACGCGCGCCTGGTGCACCAGGGGGCGGCCCACGCGGGCGCGGCATGGGCGCAGGGCGGCACGGCACATCACTTGGGCCCCGCCATGTCTCCGTCGCCAGGGGCCGGCGGGGGCCACCAGCCCCAACCGCTGGGGCTGTACGCGCAGGCGGCCTAccccgggggcggcggcggcggcctggCCGGGATGCTGGCGGCGGGCGGTGGCGGTGCGGGGCCGGGCCTGCACCACGCGCTGCACGAGGACGGCCACGAGGCGCAGCTGGAGCCGTCGCCTCCGCCGCACCTGGGCGCCCACGGACACGCACACGGACATGCACACGCTGGCGGCCTGCACGCGGCGGCGGCGCACCTGCACCCGGGGGCGGGCGGCGGTGGCTCGTCGGTGGGCGAGCACTCGGACGAGGACGCGCCCAGCTCGGACGACCTGGAGCAGTTCGCCAAGCAGTTCAAGCAGCGGCGCATCAAGCTGGGCTTCACGCAGGCCGACGTGGGGCTGGCGCTGGGCACGCTGTACGGTAACGTGTTCTCGCAGACCACCATCTGCCGCTTCGAGGCCCTGCAGCTGAGCTTCAAGAACATGTGCAAGCTCAAGCCGCTGCTCAACAAGTGGCTGGAGGAGACCGACTCGTCCAGCGGCAGCCCCACCAACCTGGACAAGATCGCGGCGCAGGGCCGCAAGCGCAAGAAGCGCACGTCCATCGAGGTGGGGGTCAAAGGCGCGCTCGAGAGTCACTTTCTCAAGTGCCCCAAGCCCTCGGCGCACGAGATCACAGGCTTGGCCGACAGCCTACAGCTGGAGAAAGAGGTGGTGCGGGTCTGGTTCTGCAACCGGCGGCAGAAGGAGAAGCGCATGACCCCGGCTGCCGGCGCCGGCCACCCGCCCATGGACGACGTTTACGCCCCCGGCGAGCTGGGGCCCGGCGGGGGCAGCGCGTCGCCGCCCTcggcgcccccgccgcccccgccggccgctctgcaccaccaccaccaccacacactgCCGGGCTCCGTGCAGTGA